One window of Agrobacterium vitis genomic DNA carries:
- a CDS encoding amidase family protein, protein MFATSNIEKICHQIHARETSVLEIRESTLAAMLRHSQLNCFIQERGIEQSFTKPDAACVDAPLFGIPVSFKDNICVEGQPVTVGTSAMAACIAPRDAEIVRQLKALGAVVSGKNNMHELSFGITSVNAQWGTVGNPAAPGYCAGGSSGGGAAAVAAGIVLLAVGTDTGGSVRIPASFCGITGFRPTSGRWSSSGIIPVSRTKDSPGLLTRSAADALFVYSHLSSDEPMTAPDKSPLRIGLPSSLWTGLDADVKSVCRAAIDSLKSVEHQCVEVDDTSILELSRTITFTVPLYEFFLDFPRTLVSLGWEEKISEVFEDIRDENVRGIIHAHLGGGLITPANYAEAISNVGRLRRKINALFDLDDIDLLAYPTVPQAVPLVSEAAHPDIFAECIRNTDLASNAALPSITIPVAPKGALPVGLSFDAACGKDRYLLEAATGLEKVISYK, encoded by the coding sequence ATGTTTGCAACGTCTAATATCGAGAAGATTTGCCATCAAATACACGCCAGGGAAACTTCGGTGTTGGAAATCAGAGAATCGACATTAGCAGCGATGCTGCGACACAGTCAGCTCAATTGTTTCATCCAAGAACGTGGCATTGAGCAATCTTTTACCAAGCCGGATGCGGCCTGTGTGGACGCTCCACTTTTTGGGATACCGGTCTCTTTCAAAGATAACATCTGTGTTGAAGGGCAACCGGTCACCGTCGGGACGTCAGCAATGGCGGCCTGCATCGCTCCGCGTGATGCTGAAATTGTCAGGCAGCTGAAAGCCTTGGGAGCGGTGGTCTCCGGCAAGAACAACATGCACGAGCTGAGTTTTGGTATCACGTCGGTAAATGCCCAATGGGGAACCGTAGGAAACCCGGCAGCGCCTGGCTATTGCGCTGGAGGTAGCAGTGGTGGGGGTGCCGCCGCTGTGGCTGCAGGAATTGTGTTGTTGGCAGTTGGTACCGATACTGGTGGTTCGGTAAGGATACCTGCATCTTTTTGCGGCATCACCGGTTTCAGGCCCACAAGCGGGAGATGGTCATCGTCCGGCATCATTCCGGTATCGAGAACCAAAGATTCGCCCGGTTTGCTGACTCGAAGTGCGGCAGATGCCCTTTTTGTCTATAGCCATCTCTCATCGGACGAACCGATGACGGCTCCTGATAAGTCGCCTTTGCGAATAGGCCTGCCGTCTTCACTATGGACCGGGCTCGACGCCGACGTCAAGTCGGTTTGCCGTGCAGCAATTGATAGCTTAAAGTCTGTCGAACATCAATGCGTGGAGGTAGACGATACCTCGATACTTGAACTGAGCCGGACGATCACCTTTACGGTCCCGCTCTACGAATTCTTCTTGGACTTCCCAAGGACATTAGTCTCGCTAGGTTGGGAAGAAAAAATTTCTGAGGTTTTCGAGGATATTCGCGACGAGAACGTTCGCGGTATAATTCATGCGCACTTGGGTGGTGGGCTAATTACGCCCGCGAATTATGCTGAGGCAATTTCCAATGTCGGACGATTGCGGCGGAAAATTAATGCGCTTTTTGACTTGGACGATATTGATCTGCTAGCTTATCCGACGGTCCCCCAAGCGGTACCGCTTGTTTCTGAGGCCGCGCACCCAGACATCTTTGCTGAGTGCATCAGAAACACCGACCTCGCCAGTAACGCGGCGCTTCCGTCGATTACTATCCCGGTTGCTCCTAAAGGCGCTCTCCCAGTAGGGTTAAGCTTTGATGCTGCATGTGGGAAAGATCGATACCTCTTGGAAGCTGCCACGGGTCTCGAGAAAGTGATAAGCTATAAGTAA
- a CDS encoding IS5 family transposase yields the protein MRGQPGFWDLDDRYERLSAVGDPLEKLNSIIPWAIFEKPLAKALKRSDGSKGGRPPFPSVLMFKILVLQALYNLSDDQAEFVIQDRLSFMRFLGLSLSQKVPDAKTIWLFRESLVRAGAIDNLFARFDKHLSRSGYLAKGGQIVDATIIQAPKQHNSQDEKDAIKAGEIPEDWKDKPARLAQKDRDARWTVKYSKAKRPTETPTSTTTGQHDIAIPMFGYKNHAGIDRAHGFIRGWTVTSASAHDGAQLRNVVTKDNTASTVWADTAYRSKTNEEWLQDNGLKSDIHQKKPKGKPMPEAMSRANGRRSKVRSAIEHVFARQKDKMKLFVRTIGISRARVKIGMANITYNMLRYVWLTGKPRTA from the coding sequence ATGCGTGGGCAACCGGGCTTTTGGGATTTGGATGATCGTTACGAACGGCTGAGTGCCGTCGGCGATCCGCTGGAGAAGCTCAACAGCATCATTCCATGGGCGATATTTGAAAAACCTTTAGCGAAGGCGCTGAAGCGGTCCGACGGATCGAAGGGTGGACGTCCACCATTTCCGTCGGTTCTGATGTTTAAAATCCTGGTGCTGCAAGCGCTTTATAATCTCTCCGACGACCAAGCGGAGTTTGTTATCCAGGACCGGCTGTCGTTTATGCGTTTCCTTGGCCTTTCCCTTTCGCAGAAGGTGCCGGATGCCAAGACGATCTGGCTGTTCCGAGAGAGTTTGGTGCGTGCAGGTGCCATTGATAATCTGTTTGCCCGTTTCGACAAGCATCTCTCACGTTCCGGATATCTGGCCAAAGGCGGGCAGATCGTTGACGCCACGATCATCCAGGCTCCCAAGCAACATAACAGCCAGGACGAGAAAGACGCGATCAAGGCCGGCGAAATCCCTGAGGACTGGAAGGATAAACCCGCCAGGCTGGCCCAGAAGGACCGCGACGCGCGATGGACAGTGAAGTATTCCAAGGCGAAACGGCCAACGGAGACGCCGACGTCGACGACGACTGGCCAGCACGATATTGCCATTCCAATGTTTGGTTACAAAAACCATGCAGGCATCGACCGAGCCCATGGCTTTATCCGGGGATGGACGGTGACGAGTGCGAGCGCCCATGACGGAGCCCAGCTTCGAAACGTAGTGACCAAAGACAATACCGCGTCGACGGTCTGGGCCGATACGGCCTATCGCTCCAAGACCAACGAGGAATGGTTGCAGGACAATGGCCTAAAGTCCGACATCCATCAGAAGAAGCCAAAGGGCAAACCCATGCCGGAGGCGATGTCGCGCGCCAACGGCCGTCGTTCGAAGGTCCGCTCCGCCATCGAACATGTCTTTGCGCGGCAGAAGGACAAGATGAAGCTCTTCGTGCGCACCATCGGAATCAGCCGAGCGAGGGTGAAGATCGGCATGGCCAATATCACCTACAACATGCTTCGCTATGTCTGGCTGACTGGAAAACCACGGACCGCATAA
- the tnpB gene encoding IS66 family insertion sequence element accessory protein TnpB (TnpB, as the term is used for proteins encoded by IS66 family insertion elements, is considered an accessory protein, since TnpC, encoded by a neighboring gene, is a DDE family transposase.) yields MGTTVKVWLATGYTDMRRGFPSLALQVQEILKHDPLSGHLFCFRGRRSDVIKIIWHDGLGACLFTRRLERGRFIWPNVEGGAVTISTAQLGSNHSKRLRLRDVVVSVGGKSRATPGPVRIRETNENEPSDEAS; encoded by the coding sequence ATGGGCACAACCGTGAAGGTTTGGCTGGCGACTGGCTATACGGACATGCGGCGCGGCTTTCCATCTTTGGCCCTTCAAGTGCAGGAAATCTTGAAGCATGACCCGCTGAGTGGTCACCTTTTCTGCTTTAGGGGTCGTCGTTCTGACGTGATCAAGATCATCTGGCATGACGGATTGGGCGCCTGCCTGTTTACCCGGCGGCTGGAACGAGGGCGGTTCATTTGGCCAAACGTGGAAGGTGGGGCGGTAACAATCTCGACAGCGCAGCTGGGCTCAAACCACTCCAAGCGGCTGCGTTTAAGAGACGTGGTCGTGAGCGTTGGAGGTAAGTCCAGGGCAACCCCTGGGCCGGTACGCATCCGAGAGACGAATGAAAATGAACCTTCCGATGAAGCGTCGTAA
- a CDS encoding NAD/NADP octopine/nopaline dehydrogenase family protein, with protein MDVAIAGAGAIAIGYAALLHQNGHHARIWSPSGRRTEALNQDTPMQVSGALSAKFNPGVCQRAEELTECDVVVLALPAYGHRFVLDSLVPHLTSRHTVIISAHLSFAGFYLAQKLAQREIEIPIVVWNTTVLTGKAQSGHDIKIGAIRGKVDMALVHAADAHKAHELCTDLFGDRFDVKDDIVTITLSNINPESHLGTALCNLTRIELGETWGQRVTMTPAVSRFIEALDCERLAIAAAFGKTVPSILDHFSKSFGITATSLAALSQILVAKGNDPAGPRDINTRYVLEDVPFGLIPILELAALANVDAPLHRSGVEILSACYGRNFATDNDILPQLQLSTLVQPMTLK; from the coding sequence ATGGATGTAGCAATTGCCGGAGCTGGCGCAATCGCGATCGGGTACGCAGCACTCCTTCACCAAAACGGCCACCATGCGAGAATATGGTCTCCATCTGGCCGACGAACTGAAGCACTCAATCAAGACACGCCGATGCAGGTGAGCGGGGCCTTGTCTGCCAAGTTCAATCCAGGGGTCTGCCAGCGCGCAGAAGAACTTACGGAATGTGATGTCGTCGTGCTGGCCCTCCCCGCTTACGGCCACCGATTTGTTCTCGACAGTCTCGTGCCACATCTCACGTCGAGACACACCGTCATTATCAGCGCCCACCTTTCGTTCGCCGGCTTTTATCTCGCCCAAAAATTGGCGCAACGTGAAATCGAAATTCCCATCGTAGTTTGGAACACCACCGTTCTGACCGGCAAGGCTCAGTCTGGGCACGACATCAAAATTGGTGCGATACGCGGCAAGGTTGATATGGCTTTGGTTCATGCAGCGGACGCGCATAAAGCCCATGAGCTTTGCACAGATCTGTTTGGCGACCGGTTCGATGTGAAAGACGATATCGTCACCATAACGCTCAGCAATATAAACCCGGAAAGTCACCTGGGCACGGCACTTTGCAACCTCACACGCATCGAGCTCGGCGAGACCTGGGGACAAAGAGTCACGATGACCCCTGCCGTTAGCAGATTTATCGAAGCATTGGATTGTGAGCGTCTCGCCATAGCAGCTGCTTTTGGGAAAACAGTGCCCTCCATCCTCGATCATTTCAGCAAATCTTTCGGAATAACGGCCACGAGCCTGGCCGCACTATCCCAAATTCTTGTCGCCAAAGGTAACGATCCGGCTGGACCGCGAGACATCAACACGCGATATGTTCTGGAAGACGTGCCCTTTGGTCTCATACCGATTCTCGAGCTTGCAGCACTTGCGAATGTGGATGCACCTCTGCATCGAAGTGGAGTTGAAATCCTGAGTGCCTGCTATGGCCGGAATTTCGCGACAGACAATGATATATTACCTCAGTTACAGCTTTCCACGCTGGTTCAACCGATGACCCTTAAGTGA
- a CDS encoding ABC transporter ATP-binding protein — translation MTMAFQNTPESSPVTPVVSVQNLTTSFKVNDQWKSVIRNISFDIAPRETVAIVGESGSGKSVTSLSIMRLLAAQSSRIEGTVRLGGRDLLSLPEDEMRRVRGNEISMIFQEPMTSLNPIIPIGKQIGEALSVHKQISKAESKAEVIRLLERVRIPNATGRYDEYPHQFSGGMRQRVMIAMALASRPKLLIADEPTTALDVTVQGQILDLIKTLQEEEGTSVLFITHDMGVVAEVADRTLVMFRGDAVEVGETADIFHRGQHPYTRALLSAVPQLGSMNNRELPLRFPVINPVSGEQQPSRDVEDTVRRDSKPILEVQDLTMRFDIRPGLLGRKSGAVHAVEKVSFDLFEGETLSLVGESGCGKSTTGRSITRLVTPTKGKIFVDGHNVLQMNSSSLRKMRRSIQMIFQDPYASLNPRMSIGSAIVEPYIQHRYGTHAQARDKAASLMQKVGLSPDMMQRFPHQFSGGQRQRVAIARALMLDPKIIVADEAVSALDVSIKAQVCNLLLDLQQSLNLAFLFICHDMAVVERVSHRVAVMYLGEIVEIGPRRAVFENPQHPYTKKLMSAVPIPDPSRRRMHRGIVADDLKSPVRPMGYEPPIREYREVSKGHLIRVEQFD, via the coding sequence ATGACGATGGCTTTTCAAAACACGCCGGAATCTTCACCAGTCACGCCCGTCGTTTCTGTACAAAACCTGACGACCTCATTTAAGGTCAACGACCAGTGGAAGTCGGTTATCCGAAATATCTCATTCGACATTGCACCGCGCGAAACGGTGGCGATTGTTGGAGAATCCGGATCGGGCAAATCTGTGACGTCGCTTTCTATCATGCGTCTTCTGGCTGCTCAATCGAGCCGAATAGAGGGTACGGTGAGATTGGGCGGCAGAGATCTGCTCTCACTACCTGAAGACGAGATGCGACGAGTACGCGGCAATGAGATTTCCATGATATTTCAGGAACCCATGACATCGCTCAATCCGATTATCCCCATCGGCAAACAAATTGGCGAAGCGTTGAGTGTCCATAAGCAGATCTCCAAGGCTGAAAGCAAGGCTGAGGTTATCAGACTACTGGAGAGGGTGCGTATACCGAATGCCACTGGCCGTTATGACGAATATCCTCATCAGTTTTCGGGTGGCATGCGGCAGCGCGTCATGATTGCCATGGCACTTGCGTCCAGGCCTAAGCTGCTGATTGCCGACGAGCCGACGACAGCGCTCGATGTCACCGTTCAAGGACAGATCCTCGATCTCATCAAGACGCTTCAGGAAGAGGAAGGCACCTCAGTTCTCTTCATTACGCATGATATGGGTGTCGTCGCGGAAGTGGCAGACCGAACCCTCGTCATGTTTCGCGGAGACGCGGTGGAAGTCGGGGAGACCGCAGACATATTCCACCGGGGACAACATCCTTACACACGCGCCCTTCTATCAGCAGTACCGCAGCTAGGGTCAATGAACAATCGAGAGTTGCCACTCCGTTTTCCTGTGATCAATCCGGTGAGCGGCGAACAGCAACCTTCTCGCGATGTCGAGGATACAGTTCGCAGAGACAGCAAGCCCATTTTAGAGGTCCAAGACCTCACGATGCGTTTCGATATTCGCCCCGGGCTGTTGGGACGCAAATCTGGAGCTGTCCACGCAGTGGAGAAGGTCTCTTTTGACCTTTTTGAAGGCGAAACTCTCTCACTGGTGGGAGAATCCGGCTGTGGCAAGTCAACCACAGGGCGCTCGATTACAAGGCTTGTTACACCCACAAAAGGCAAGATTTTCGTCGATGGCCATAACGTATTGCAAATGAACAGTAGCTCATTGAGAAAAATGCGCCGCTCGATCCAGATGATTTTTCAGGACCCATACGCCTCTCTCAATCCACGCATGAGCATAGGCTCGGCGATTGTCGAGCCGTATATTCAACATCGTTACGGAACCCATGCGCAGGCACGAGACAAGGCGGCCTCTCTCATGCAAAAGGTGGGGCTTTCTCCCGACATGATGCAACGCTTTCCGCACCAGTTCTCGGGCGGCCAGCGCCAGCGTGTCGCAATTGCCCGCGCCTTGATGCTCGACCCTAAAATCATCGTTGCCGACGAAGCCGTTTCAGCGCTTGACGTATCGATCAAAGCACAGGTCTGCAATCTCTTGCTCGATTTGCAACAGAGCCTCAATCTGGCCTTTCTGTTTATTTGCCACGACATGGCGGTTGTCGAGCGGGTGAGCCATCGTGTGGCTGTGATGTACCTCGGAGAGATTGTAGAGATCGGGCCGCGAAGGGCTGTTTTCGAAAACCCCCAACATCCCTACACGAAGAAGCTTATGTCGGCAGTGCCGATACCGGACCCTTCACGCCGCAGAATGCATCGCGGGATAGTCGCCGACGATCTAAAAAGCCCGGTCCGGCCGATGGGGTATGAGCCTCCAATTCGGGAATATCGCGAGGTTTCCAAAGGTCATCTGATCCGGGTCGAACAATTTGACTAG
- a CDS encoding ABC transporter permease produces MTKAALSSISPQRQPNVVFAAFRRNSYSWIGIGLLTSIILLAVLAPAIAPYDPLKQNILHRLSAPSAQFWMGTDSYGRDVLSRLLYGARISLSIGFLSVMIAMVVGSIIGILAGYIGGIFDQIIMGIVDVMLSFPTLLLGLMVAAMLGASFENLIIAIAITETAPFARVARAPTIAVKRREFVEAGKSLGFSPIRIMGVHILPNILSDIVVVASLWMASAIRTEASLAFIGLGVRPPTATWGGMIREGFENILSAWWLVLFPSLAILLTVLALNILGDALRDAIDPKTRSAQ; encoded by the coding sequence ATGACCAAAGCCGCCCTTTCTTCCATCTCGCCGCAGCGACAACCGAATGTGGTTTTTGCGGCTTTCCGTCGCAACAGTTATTCATGGATCGGCATAGGCCTGCTCACGTCGATCATTCTCCTTGCTGTTTTGGCTCCTGCCATCGCGCCATATGATCCGCTGAAGCAGAATATTCTTCACCGCCTCAGCGCACCTTCCGCACAATTCTGGATGGGAACGGACAGCTACGGCCGGGATGTTCTCAGCCGGCTATTGTATGGGGCGAGAATTTCGCTCTCGATCGGCTTTCTGTCGGTGATGATCGCCATGGTCGTCGGTTCGATCATCGGTATATTGGCAGGCTATATTGGCGGTATCTTTGACCAGATCATCATGGGGATTGTCGATGTGATGCTCTCCTTTCCGACCCTGCTGCTGGGTCTGATGGTTGCCGCAATGTTAGGTGCCAGTTTCGAGAATCTCATCATCGCCATTGCGATTACGGAAACAGCGCCTTTTGCCAGAGTAGCCCGTGCGCCAACAATCGCGGTCAAACGCCGCGAATTCGTCGAGGCTGGCAAATCGCTCGGTTTTTCGCCAATTCGCATTATGGGCGTTCATATTCTGCCGAACATCCTTTCCGACATCGTCGTTGTAGCATCGCTTTGGATGGCATCGGCCATTCGAACCGAAGCGTCCCTGGCGTTCATCGGTCTTGGGGTGCGGCCTCCAACCGCGACATGGGGGGGTATGATACGGGAAGGTTTCGAGAATATTCTTAGCGCCTGGTGGCTCGTATTGTTTCCGTCCCTTGCGATACTCCTGACCGTACTCGCATTGAATATTCTGGGGGACGCGTTGCGCGACGCGATCGATCCGAAAACAAGGAGCGCGCAATGA
- a CDS encoding ABC transporter permease encodes MIGYGIRKLLLAIPTLIAMLTMVFVLVRLVPGDAAVAMLGDRASDAALQDLRAQLGLDQPIGVQYLHFLSDMITGNFGRSMVSGRTVFEEVALVLPYTLELAVAAMLIGAMFGIPLGIIAAVRRNRWPDYVSRFLSLLGLSFPGFVSAILLLLAFAVWLQWLPVMSRASSDPISHLRNLLLPAINLGLIMTAYIARVTRSSMLDVMGEDYIRTARAKGVHPRTLILRHALGNALIPIVTVVGLYFGTLIGNSVLTEIVFTRPGLGKLILGALQSRDYTMLQALMVVFATFVILVNTITDLIYAYVDPRVSLAQ; translated from the coding sequence ATGATCGGTTATGGGATCCGAAAACTCCTTCTTGCAATTCCGACATTGATCGCCATGCTGACAATGGTGTTCGTGCTGGTGCGTCTGGTACCGGGTGACGCTGCAGTTGCCATGCTTGGCGATCGGGCAAGTGACGCAGCTCTCCAAGACTTGCGCGCGCAGCTCGGCCTCGATCAGCCGATCGGCGTACAGTATCTACATTTTCTCTCCGATATGATCACAGGAAATTTCGGCCGTTCTATGGTCAGCGGCCGTACTGTGTTTGAAGAAGTCGCTCTGGTTCTGCCTTACACACTGGAACTGGCGGTCGCCGCCATGCTGATCGGTGCGATGTTTGGAATTCCCCTGGGAATCATTGCCGCCGTTCGCCGCAACCGGTGGCCGGACTATGTGAGCCGCTTTTTGTCACTGCTCGGCCTGTCGTTTCCCGGTTTCGTTTCGGCAATACTATTGCTGCTTGCTTTTGCCGTATGGTTGCAGTGGCTGCCCGTTATGAGCCGGGCCTCCTCTGATCCGATCAGCCATCTGCGCAATCTACTGCTGCCAGCTATCAACCTTGGGTTGATTATGACGGCATATATTGCGCGCGTCACCCGTTCATCGATGCTGGATGTCATGGGCGAGGACTACATCCGCACCGCACGCGCCAAAGGTGTCCATCCGCGAACGCTCATCCTGCGGCATGCGCTCGGCAACGCGCTCATCCCGATTGTTACGGTGGTTGGTCTGTATTTCGGCACCCTGATCGGAAACTCGGTGTTGACTGAAATCGTCTTCACACGCCCCGGCCTTGGCAAGCTGATCCTCGGTGCGCTGCAATCTCGCGACTATACGATGCTCCAGGCACTCATGGTGGTCTTTGCTACCTTCGTCATCCTGGTGAACACCATCACCGATCTCATTTACGCCTACGTTGATCCAAGAGTGAGTCTCGCCCAATGA
- a CDS encoding FAD-dependent oxidoreductase, translated as MSYDVAIVGAGPSGMAAAVTLRQLGASVVVIDEQPSPGGQIFRGIERNLSSPVFPALGKDYQKGRALVEAFRASGADYFASTQVWQIEDGWSVFVTSQGKASRLSARAVLLANGAQERPVPFPGWTLPGVMTVGAAQILLKSGGMLPQGKLWIAAAGPLPLLYATQVLSLQGHIAGYLDTSRSPSLSALVQLPKAWRDFGSLLKGLQWLHKIRRSGILVKGFTDLEAEGNQRLEHLSWKRHGQSHRVEADILLVHEGVVPRIHETLALGCVHTWNDAQGYLAPKLNRWGETSREGLFVAGDACGIGGWLVATLSGETAALGLARRLEISSNTEELRRRTGLDQRRRRALALRPFLDVAYAPSRPRLADNVIVCRCEEVTAGAVRAAASNSPADPGAIKAATRCGMGPCQGRQCGYTVQALVAEAHNIPIKDVSFFNIRPPLKPVTLGELASLESGENAA; from the coding sequence ATGAGTTACGATGTAGCAATTGTCGGCGCGGGACCTTCAGGCATGGCTGCCGCAGTAACTCTGCGCCAACTCGGAGCATCGGTTGTCGTGATTGACGAACAGCCGTCTCCTGGCGGGCAGATTTTCAGAGGAATCGAGCGTAATCTCAGCAGTCCGGTTTTCCCGGCGCTGGGCAAGGATTATCAAAAAGGTCGAGCCCTCGTGGAAGCATTCCGTGCATCAGGTGCCGATTATTTCGCATCAACACAGGTCTGGCAGATCGAAGACGGTTGGTCGGTGTTCGTAACATCGCAAGGCAAAGCTTCACGTCTTTCAGCCCGGGCTGTGCTTCTGGCAAACGGCGCGCAGGAAAGGCCTGTTCCATTTCCAGGCTGGACCCTGCCTGGCGTGATGACGGTTGGCGCGGCACAGATTCTGCTGAAATCCGGCGGCATGTTACCCCAGGGAAAGCTATGGATCGCCGCGGCTGGACCGTTGCCACTTCTCTACGCTACTCAGGTTCTGAGCCTTCAAGGCCACATTGCTGGTTATCTTGATACGTCGAGATCGCCAAGTCTTTCTGCGTTGGTGCAGCTTCCAAAAGCTTGGCGTGATTTTGGAAGCCTGCTGAAAGGATTGCAGTGGCTTCACAAAATCAGACGCAGCGGAATATTGGTCAAAGGTTTCACGGATCTGGAGGCTGAGGGAAATCAGCGTCTCGAGCATCTTTCCTGGAAAAGACACGGACAATCTCACCGGGTGGAAGCGGATATATTGCTGGTGCACGAAGGTGTCGTTCCCCGCATTCACGAAACTTTGGCACTGGGTTGTGTACACACATGGAACGATGCTCAAGGCTACCTCGCACCAAAGCTGAACCGTTGGGGAGAGACAAGCCGGGAGGGACTTTTTGTAGCGGGTGATGCCTGCGGTATCGGTGGTTGGCTGGTGGCAACTCTGTCTGGTGAAACCGCCGCTTTAGGATTAGCCAGGCGCCTTGAGATTTCGTCCAACACGGAAGAACTGCGTCGACGAACAGGTCTCGATCAAAGGCGCAGACGCGCGCTTGCATTGCGACCCTTTCTTGATGTCGCTTACGCCCCGTCTAGACCACGTCTGGCCGATAATGTGATCGTCTGTCGCTGTGAGGAAGTCACAGCTGGGGCCGTCCGCGCGGCAGCAAGCAACAGCCCGGCCGATCCAGGAGCGATCAAGGCAGCTACGCGATGTGGCATGGGCCCCTGTCAGGGACGTCAGTGTGGATATACGGTGCAGGCACTTGTCGCCGAGGCGCACAACATCCCGATAAAAGACGTCAGCTTCTTCAATATTCGTCCGCCGTTGAAACCGGTCACGCTTGGTGAACTGGCGAGCCTCGAGAGCGGGGAGAATGCCGCATGA
- a CDS encoding (2Fe-2S)-binding protein, protein MPQSLRPLCLRDDCPMTCQRFQMEDSMFKSVLERLGKPSDMSVLVNGQAVPAWEGETVASLLLRVPGAGRNSPVSGEPRLPYCQMGVCFECLAIVDGVASTQGCLVPVKAGMKIDSQHGHRGISR, encoded by the coding sequence ATGCCGCAATCATTGCGCCCGCTATGCTTGCGGGACGACTGTCCGATGACATGTCAGCGTTTTCAAATGGAAGATTCGATGTTCAAAAGTGTGCTTGAGCGCCTGGGAAAACCCAGTGATATGTCCGTGCTGGTGAATGGCCAGGCCGTACCCGCATGGGAAGGAGAGACCGTTGCCAGCCTATTGCTGCGAGTGCCGGGCGCAGGGCGGAACTCACCGGTCAGCGGAGAACCGAGATTACCGTATTGCCAGATGGGCGTGTGCTTCGAGTGCCTGGCAATTGTTGACGGCGTGGCCTCGACGCAAGGGTGTCTGGTACCCGTTAAAGCAGGCATGAAGATCGACAGCCAACACGGACACCGGGGGATTTCCCGATGA
- a CDS encoding NAD(P)/FAD-dependent oxidoreductase: protein MSADVLVIGAGIVGAALGYGLAQTGQRVVVLDGEDRDMRAARANFGLVWVQGKGASAPAYHHLGRQSADLWPNFLKELTGNVGMKVDYSRRGGLIYCLGQNEYEERDALNKRMHNQTVQADTRMIDRAELERMMPAVVFGPEVVGASYCEADGHVNPLQLLAALHRGIVNLGGTIHYRRRAETVTPKQDGFIVKAGSTSFAAPRVVVAAGLATPSLTDPLGLTIPLRSERGQLLVTERLAPLLPYPGSGLRQTADGTIMIGATKEETDDHGVSVSSATRLALRATRTIPALASAKIVRQWSGFRIIPPDGLPIYAESSEHPGLFAAVCHSGVTLAAVHAAIIAPAMLAGRLSDDMSAFSNGRFDVQKCA, encoded by the coding sequence GTGAGCGCGGATGTTCTAGTTATCGGTGCCGGTATCGTCGGCGCGGCGCTTGGCTATGGGCTCGCCCAGACAGGACAACGGGTTGTTGTTCTGGACGGGGAGGACAGGGACATGCGTGCGGCCCGCGCTAATTTCGGGCTGGTCTGGGTGCAAGGAAAGGGCGCGAGCGCGCCAGCCTATCATCATCTCGGACGGCAGAGTGCGGATCTCTGGCCCAACTTTTTGAAAGAATTGACCGGAAACGTCGGGATGAAAGTCGACTATTCGCGCCGGGGTGGATTGATATACTGCCTGGGGCAGAATGAATACGAGGAGCGGGACGCCCTCAACAAGCGTATGCACAATCAGACCGTTCAGGCCGATACCAGAATGATAGATCGCGCCGAGCTTGAGCGGATGATGCCCGCCGTCGTTTTCGGTCCCGAGGTGGTGGGTGCGAGCTATTGTGAGGCGGACGGGCACGTCAATCCATTGCAACTTCTTGCCGCCTTACATCGCGGAATCGTTAACCTCGGTGGAACGATCCATTATCGCCGGCGGGCTGAGACAGTTACACCAAAACAGGACGGTTTTATTGTCAAGGCCGGGTCTACAAGCTTTGCAGCGCCGCGCGTTGTCGTGGCCGCAGGCTTAGCAACGCCCTCCCTTACCGATCCGCTTGGGCTCACCATTCCCTTGAGATCCGAACGTGGCCAACTGCTGGTGACCGAACGGCTTGCGCCCCTCCTCCCCTACCCCGGAAGTGGCCTGCGACAAACAGCGGACGGCACCATCATGATCGGTGCAACCAAGGAGGAAACCGATGATCATGGCGTCAGCGTTTCTTCGGCAACAAGACTGGCTCTTCGGGCAACACGGACAATACCCGCTCTCGCATCTGCAAAGATCGTGCGTCAATGGAGCGGTTTTCGGATTATTCCACCCGATGGCTTGCCGATCTACGCTGAATCCAGCGAGCACCCAGGCCTGTTTGCGGCCGTGTGCCATTCCGGTGTGACGTTGGCCGCCGTTCATGCCGCAATCATTGCGCCCGCTATGCTTGCGGGACGACTGTCCGATGACATGTCAGCGTTTTCAAATGGAAGATTCGATGTTCAAAAGTGTGCTTGA